In the genome of Planctomycetota bacterium, the window GTCACGTCGAACCGGCGGAGCTGCGGGCCGACGGTCGTGGAGTTACCTGATTCGCCGATATACAGCGCGCCGTCGGGGCCGAGCGCGAGCGCCGCCGGGCTGAAGAGCGTTCCGTCGGGCAGGAGCGTGGTCAACGTTCCGGCGGGGTTCGCCGAGTCGTATCGCGACAGGCTGCCATTTGTCAGGCTCGCCACATACACCGTGTCGGCGACCGCGAGGCCGGCGAGGGCGACCACGGCCAAGCCTGCCACCAGCAACCCCATGCGCGGCAACCGGCGGATGCCGCCCGCTCCCGATCGCCCCTCACCACCACCGCGCCGACCTCGCCGGTCGGTCCCCACCGAACGCACTCCCGAACGCTTCATCGAGCTCTCCCGTTTTCAACGCGGCTCCCGGGGGCTGCGCACGCAGCCTTCCGGTACCTCGACGGCGAGGTACCGGGTCGTCGTGACCCGTTCGACCGCATGACAGTCCTCACGGCGACACCACGGCGCCGTCAACCAACGCCCAGACAGTCCGTGGACCGAGCCCTCGCGGGACTCGTTCCACGGCGTCTTCGCGCGGACTCCGGGCGCGGCGGACAGGCGGCGTCCGGAGCAAAGACGCTCCGGGGGGCAAATCGCGGGCCAAACGGAACGTCCGCCGGGGCCGGTGCGCGCCTGCCGGAGCGAACCGCTGCCAGACGGCAGTGTTTCAACTGAAAACCAGCGGCGCCCGGCCGTCGGTCATCGCGTTGCTTTCGCGATGGCAAGAAAGGCGAACTGTCGACGTGGGGCAATTTGCCCCACGGTTCCGCGTGCCTTGGAGCCGACAGCACCGTGATGGGCCGCCGTGGATGGTGCGAATCGTCCCACGCAGTCGCCGCAGCGAGCGGGAACCGGCTCGATTGGACAGTTGCCCGGCTAGGATTCGAACCTAGACAAAGGGAACCAAAATCCCTTGTGCTACCGTTACACTACCGGGCAGTCGTCGTCTCGACGCATGATACCCGCAGGCGGGGCAGCCGGACCGGGCGGCGAACGGTTTGGCCACGCGAGCCGTCGCTCATCGTGGTGACGACTCGCCGCCTGACCCCGTCCGCAGCTCTCCGGGCGTTGATCCGTCGCCGGCTGCGGTCGTCGCGGGCGCGTCGCTGGGACCGCCGGCGGCAGCGGTCTCCCCCGGCTTCACCAGCCGGTTGGTGACCGCGAACGAGAGTTGCTCCAACTCGATCGCCAGATCGACGGAAACGACCTGGACCTGCGGTGGCAGGGCGAGCGTCACCGGGGCGAAGTTGACGACCCCTTCGACCCCCGCGGCGACGAGCCGGTCGGCGACCTGCTGGGCCTGGTCGGCAGGCACGACGATCATCCCCAGGCGGATGCCGTGCTCGCGGACGATCCGCGGCAACTCCGCGAGCGGGAGGATCGGCAAGCCCTGGATGACCTGCCCGACCTTGGCCGGGTCGGCGTCGAACACCGCCTGGATGGAGAAGTTCTGCCGGCCGAAGCCGCGGTAGCCGAGCAGGGCCTGCCCGAGGTTGCCGGCGCCGACCATCACCACCGGCCAGAAATGGTTGGTGCCGAGGATGTCGCGCATCGCCCGGATCAACTCGTCGCAGCGGTAGCCGACACCCGGGTAGCCGAACTGCCCGAAGAAACCGAGGTCCTTCCGCACCTGGGCGTCACTGAACCCCAGGAGCGTGCCGAGTTGCCCCGACGAAATCGTCTGCTGACCGGCAGCCTGGAGCCGCTGGAGCTCGCGGAGGTACAGGCTCAACCGGCTGACCACCACCTTCGGCACCGAGACGTCCGAAGGGGGCTCGCCGGCTGGGGGTCGCGTGTCGCTCATGTCGGCCATGCGGTGCGCGTGTCATCCCCCCGAATCGGCACGACTCTACCGACCCGCCCCCGTCACCCGCAACGAACGCGGGTCCGGGATGTCAATCTGTGCCGAATGTCCGGCCACTGGTGCCCTGGAAAAACGGTGCTGGCTGCGTGTTTTGGTCAATCTGCGTGGTTTTTGTGGCCGATGGTTTCCTAGGCGTGCCGGCGGACCGCGCCGGCCCCACTCCCCATCGTTTCCACCCGAACCACTCTTTGCTCAGGAGCACCTCCTCGCCAGAGGAAGCAGCCATGAAGACCACGTGGACAGCCTGTCTGCTGCTTGTCGCCGGGATCGGATGGGCGGCCGCCGCCCGCGCCGATCTCGCCGACATGCCGGCCGACGGTGCCGGGACCGCGGCGCTTTCCGCCGCCGATCCCTGCATCGAGGGCGAACCGACGCCCGCCGACGACCCCGTCATCGACGCCCCGTGCAGCCCGACGCGGCTGGTCCGGGACGTGGTGTTCGAGAACCGTGACTTCACCTGCTGGAAGACCGTCTCCGAGCGGCAGGTGGAGCAGCGCGAAATCGACTGCATCCGCTTTGAGAGGGAAACGTCCTTCAAGGAACAGGAATACACGGTCTGCACGCCGGTGTGGGAGTCGCGCACCCGGACGGTGAACTACACCCTCACCAAGCCGGTGTGGGAGACGATCACCAAGGAGATCCCCTACACCGTCTGCACGCCGGTGTGGGAGACGCGGCAGCGCGAAATCCGCACCACGGTCTGCAAGCCGGTGTGGGAGACGCTCACCAAGGAGATCCCCTACACCGTCTGCAAGCCGGTCTACGAGACGCGCCAGCAGACCTACACCGTCTGCAAGCCGGTGTGGGAGACGCTCACCAAGGAGATCCCCTACACCGTCTGCAAGCCGGTCTACGAGACGATGAGCCGCGAGATCCCCTACACGGTCTGCAAGCCCGTCTACGAGACCCGCCAGCAGGTCTACACGGTCAACAAGCCCGTTTACGAGACCATGTCCCGTGAGATCCCGTACACGGTCAACAAGCCCGTCTACGAGACCCGCCAGCAGGTCTACACCGTCAACAAGCCGGTCCACGAGACCATGTCCCGCGAAGTCCCCTACACGGTCAACAAGCCCGTCTACGAGACCCGCCAGCAGGTCTACACGGTCAACAAGCCGGTCTACGAGACCATGTCCCGCGAGGTCCCTTACACGGTCTGCCGGCCGGTGTACGAGACCCGTGAGCAGGTCTACACGGTCAGCAAGCCGGTCTACGAGACGATGACCCGCGAGATCCCCTACACGGTCTGCCGGCCGGTGTACGAGACCCGTGAGCAGACCTACACCGTCTGCAGGCCGGTCCAGGAGACCCGCACCAAGGAGATCCCCTACACCGTCTGCAAGCCGGTGTACGAGACCCGCGAGCAGACCTACACCGTCTGCAAGCCGGTCCAGGAGACCCGCACCAAGGAGATCCCCTACACCGTCTGCAAGCCGGTGTGGGAGACCCGTGAGCGCGACGTCTGCAAGACGATCTGCAAGCCGGTCCACTACACCAAGACCGTGCAGGTCCACTGCGGCCGCTGGGAGACCGAGGTCTGCGAGATCCCCGGACCGGTGATCACCCGCTGCATCCGCGAGCCGGGCTGCTGGGTGTGGGACGAATGCCAGTGCAAGTGCGTCTACCAGCCCGGCGAGGTGCGCCGCGTCGAGGAGCAGTGCCCGCCTCGCCAGGTCACCAAGAAGCGGTGGGTGACCGAGATCCGCGAGAAAGAAGTGCAGTGCGTCCGCCACGAGCGTGAGACCGTCGTCGAGAAGCGCTGCGAGAAGGTCTGCCGGATGGTCCCCGTGCAGCGGATCAAGACCTGCACCTACACGGTCTGCCGGATGGTGCCGGAGCAGCGCTGCCGCACCTACCAGGTCTGCCGGATGGTCCCCGAGCAGCGCGTCCGCACCTGCACCTACACCGTCTGCCGGATGGTGCCGGAGCAGCGCTGCCGCACCTACCAGGTCTGCCGGATGGTGCCCGAGCAGCGGGTCAAGACCTGCGCCTACCAGGTCTGCCGGATGGTGCCCGAGCAACGCGTCCGCACCTACCAGGTGTGCCGCATGGTCCCCGAGCAGCGCGTCCGGACCTGCACCTACCAGGTCTGCCGGATGGTGCCCGAGCAGCGCGTCCGCACCTACCAGGTGTGCCGCATGGTCCCCGAGCAGCGTGTCCGGACCTGCACCTACCAGGTCTGCCGGATGGTGCCCGAGCAGCGCGTCCGCACCTACCAGGTGTGCCGCATGGTCCCCGAGCAGCATGTCCGGACCTGCACCTACCAGGTCTGCCGCATGGTGCCCGAGCAGCGCGTCCGCACCTACCAGGTGTGCCGCATGGTCCCTGAGCAGCATGTCCGGACCTGCACCTACCAGGTCTGCCGCATGGTGCCCGAGCAGCGCGTCAAGACCTGCTGCTACAAGGTCTGCCGGATGGTGCCCGAGCAGCGTGTGCGCACCTACCAGGTGTGCCGCATGGTCCCCGAGCAGCGCGTCAAGACCTGCTGCTACAAGGTCTGCCGGCTGGTCCCCGAGGAGCAGGTCCGGACCTGCACCTACAAGGTCTGCCGGATCGAGAAGGAGCAGCGCGTCAAGACGTGCACCCAGCGGGTCTGCCGGATGGTCACCGAGCAGTGCTCGAAGGAAGTGCCCTACAAGGTGTGCACGATGGTCCGCGAAACCCGCACCCGCCAGGTGCCGGTGACGACGGTCCGGCCTGTGCACGAGACGAAGACCATCGACGTGGTGCGGATGGTGCCCAAGCGGGTGCCGTACACCGTGACGCAGCGCGTCCCGATGACGGTCTACCGCGAGGAACCCGTCTGCCAGTGACCCTTCGATGCTGACGCCCCTGCCCCCGGCATGCGCCTGCGGGCCGGCCGGTGGGGACGGGCGGGACGATTGGGAGTGGAGCGGCCCGGTCCGGCAGGACCGGGCCGCTTCTTTTTTGCCTCAGCCCGTTCACTGCCGTGGAGGCGCGGGTGCGGCGCTTCCGGCACCGGCGGCCTGCTGGCCCGGGATGACCGGCGCGACGCCGTTGGCCTCACGGGCCGCCGGCCGGGCGATCGACTCCGTGTCGCCACCGGCCTCGCGGGCCGCCGGCGACGTCGCCTGCTTGCGCATCACGTTCACCGGCGCCGCGCCACGGGCGATCTCGGCGATCGGTTTGAACGTCATCACGCCGTTCTCGAACACCAGCCCGTAGAGCTCCTGGCCGCCGGTGTGGCAGTCGAATCCCTCGGGGCCACCGCAGCCCGACGTCGGGCAGGTGGCGAACGGCATGAAGCCGACGTAGCGGAACCCGTACAGCTGCTTGCCGCAGGGCCCCTCGCCGAGGACCGCCTCGTAGAAGCCGAGGGGCACGTTGGTGGCGTTGACGACGAAACCCTCTCCGCCCGCAGCCATCCGCGCGCCCGCCGCGCCCGCAGGGAGACTGCTGATCAGCGACCCCAGCGCCGTCAGGTTCTCGTCGGTCTGGCTGTCGAGTTGGACGTCGAGACCGGTCAGGTTCCACCCTTGGTCGAGCGAGATCGACGTGTTGTTGATGCCGAAGCCGCTCCGGGCGTGGATCGCGTATTCCTCGCTGAAATCAGGGAGGTAGACCAGATCGATCGCCACCTGGGTTGTCGAGGCTTCACCGGTCACCGTGTTCACGAACGGCGCGAGCTTGAGGTACGGCTTGGGCCGGTAGTAGCGGATCCCCTTGTCGGTCGGTGGCGGGTTCTTGCGCACGAACGTCCGCGGAACGCAGCCGGCCGCGACGAGCGCTACCATGAGAGCGGTCAGACACCCCATCCAATGGACCCGCATCGGTTCACCCTCCGTATCTGGCGGTTTCTGCACCCCGTCACCACCGGAGGATTCGGAACAGTCGGCACCACGACCCCACCCGGACGGGCGGCGGCGTCATCTTTCCGGCACCTTGCCGAGGTTTCCCGGTGCTCCGGCCGGCTTCGTCGGAGATCCACCCCGGCAGGTGGGCGGCGGGGCGTATATTCCGCCGATGCCGTCCTCTGACCGCCCCCCCGCCCGCCGCGACTTCCTCACCACCACTGCCGCGGGCGTCGCGGTGCTGGGAATGGCTCCGGCCCGCGCCAGCGCCGCAGACTCCTCGATGCCGACGTTCCGCGACCACCTGCTCCGTTGCCTCGGCGGGCCCTGGCCCGAGCCCTGCCCGCTCGAGCCGCAGGTCGGGCAGACGACCCGCGCCGACGGCTACCGGATCGAGCGGATCGACTATCAGGTCGAACCCGGCGACCGCGTGCCGGCGCTCGTGCTGGTGCCCGACGGCGTCGACGCCGGCCGCCCGGCCGCCGCCGTCTGCGTCTGGCACCAGCACAACGGCGAGTGGCATCTCGGCAAGAGCGAGCCGGCCGGCCTCGCCGGCGATCCCGCGCAGCACGTCGGCGTGAAGTTGGTGCGCGAGGGCTACGTCGTCCTCTGCCCCGACGCCCTGTGCTTCGAGGAGCGCCGCGACGCGACGCTCGCGAACGGCGACTTCGAGCGCTTCGAGTTCCTCCGCCTCACGGTGGCGGGGAAGTGCATGGCCTGGAAGAACATCCTCGACATGCGCCGGGCGGTGGACTACCTCTGCGGCCGCGCCGACGTCCGCGCCGACAGGATCGGCTGCTTCGGCCACTCGATGGGTTCGACGCACACCTGGCTGGTGGGGCCGTGGGAGGAGCGCCTGGTGTGCCTCGTGGGCAACTGCTGCCTCCCGACCTACGCCGCGATCGAGCGCACGAAGATCCTCCACTGCTTTCCCAACTTCATCCCCGGGATCCACGCCCACGGCGACACGCCCGACATCGCGGCGCTCGTCGCCCCCCGCGCCCTGCTCCTCAACCTCGGCGAGACCGACTCGGGCAGCCCGATCGCCGAGGCGCGCCACGGCGTCGACGCGATCGCGGCCGCGTACCGCGCCGCTGGGGCCGCCGACCGGTTCGCCGCGTTCATCGAGCCGGGGGTCGGCCACGCCCTCACCACGGCGATGTGGGAGCGGACGAGCGCGTGGTTCGGCCGGTTTCTCGGGGGGGCATGATGGCGGCGGTCAGCATCTTCAACGACGTCATCGGCCCGGTGATGCGCGGCCCGTCGAGCTCGCACTGCGCCGCGGCGCTGCGGATCGGACGCATCGCCCGCGATCTCCTCGGCGGCACCCCCGACACGGTGCGCGTCGAGTTCGACCGCGCCGGGTCGCTCCCCACGACGTACCGGTCGCAGGGCTCCGACATGGGCCTGTGCGGCGGGCTGCTCGGCTGGGACTGCACGGCCGCCGGCCTCCCCGAGTCGCCCGCCGCCCTCGCGGCCGCGGGATGCCGTCTGGAGTTCGCCACAGTCGACGTCGGCGACCCCCACCCCGCCACCTACCGCCTCGCGCTGGCCGGCCACGGGCGCCACCACACCCTCCGCGCGATCTCGACCGGCGGGGGCATGATCGACGTCGTCGACATCGACGGCTTCGCGCTGGCGCTCGCCGGCGACGCCCACGAAACGCTGGTCTGGCACGCCGACGGCGCGGTCGCCGAGCGGATCCGCGCCCGGCTGGCCGCCGCAGCCGACATCGACGCGGTTCGGCTCCACGCGCGCGGCGCCGCGGCGGGGGGCGGCTGGCTCGTCCAGGCCAGTGCGGCGGGGTTCGTCGCCGACGACGGCCTCGGGATCGTCCCCGGCGACGGCACCCTGGTGCGGCGCCTCGCACCGGTGCTCCCCGTGCCCACGCGCCGCTCGGCACGGGTCCCGTTCTCGACCGCCGCCGCCCTGCTGGCCGCCGACGCCGGCCGGGGCCTGCCGCTGTCGGACCATGCGATCGACTACGAATGCCAGCGTGGCACCCTGTCCGCCGGGCGCGTGCTGGAGATGATGGACCAGATCGTCCGCATCCTCAGGCGCTCGATCGCCCAGGGGATCGCCGGCACGGACCACGCCGACCGCGTCCTCGGCCACCAGTCGGGGGAGTTCGCCCGACGGCTCGCCGCCGGTCGGCTGCTCGACGGCGGGGCGCTCGACCGGACGGTGCTCTACGTCACGGCACTGATGGAGGTGAAAAGCGCCCTCGGGGTGATCGTGGCGATGCCCACGGCCGGTGCCTGCGCGGCGCTCCCGGGCGTGGTGATCGCCGTCGCCGAGCGGATGGGAAAGGGCGACGACGAAATCGCCCGTGCCCTCCTCGCCGCCGGCCTCGTCGGCGTGTTCATCGCCACCGCCTGGACGTTCGCCGCGGAGGTCGGCGGTTGCCAGGCCGAGGGGGGGGCCGCGGCGGCGATGGCGGCGGCGGCCCTGGTGACCCTCGCCGGCGGGCCGACGCCGCGGGCGCTGGCAGCGGCGTCGATGGCGCTGCAGAGCATGATCGGCTTGGTCTGCGATCCGGTCGCCAACCGCGTCGAGGCGCCGTGCCTGGGAAAGAACGTGATGGCCGCGGCCAACGCCCTGGCCTGTGCGAACATGGCGCTGGCCGGCTTCGACGAGGTGATCCCGCTCGACGAGGTGATCGAGACGGCGCGGCGGGTCGGGAACCAGATGCCCCGCGAGCTGCGCTGCACCGGGCTGGGAGGGCTGTCGATCACGCCGACGTCGCTGGCGATCCAGGCGCGGCTGGAGGGCGGCCGTGCCGGCTGTGGCAGCAACGGCTGCGGCTGCGGGTGAGTTGACGCCACGTCGAGACGGGAATTCGAGGCGGGGAGATCGACCGATGCCGATCCGTTCATGGCCCCTGCTGACGTTGCTCGCCGCACTCTGGGTGGCGCGGGGCACACCGGCCCGGGCCGCCGACCGCCTCCCCAACGTCGTCATCCTCTACGCCGACGACTTCGGATACGGGGACCTCGGGTGCCAGAATCCGGACTCGAAGATCCCCACCCCCCACCTCGACCGCCTCGCCGCGGCAGGAACGCGGTTCACCGACGCCCACAGTTCGTCGGGGGTCTGCACGCCGAGCCGCTACGCGCTCCTCCACGGCCGCGCCCACTGGCGCAAGTTCCACGGGATCGTCAACGCCTTCGACCCGCCGATCCTCGACGCCGAGCGGCTCACACTCGCCGAACTGTTCCGCGGCAAGGGCTACGCCACGGCGGCGATCGGCAAGTGGCACCTCGGCTGGGACTGGGAGGCGATTCGCCGCCCCGGCGCCGAGCCGCGCGTCGAGAAGGGCAACCGCGTGTTCGGCCCGGGCGATTTCGACTGGTCGCGGCCGATCCCCGGCGGTCCGCTCGACCACGGGTTCGACACCTATTTCGGCGACGACGTCCCGAACTTTCCCCCCTACGCGTGGTTCGAGAACGACCGGCTGCCGTTCCCCCCCACCGTCGATCTCGCGATCACGGCCGAGACCGCCGAGGGGAACTGGGAGTGCCGTGCCGGTCCGGCCGTCGCCGGCTGGGATTTCCACGCCGTCATGCCCCGGCTCACCGAGCGCGCCGTGGCGTGGATCGGGGAGCAGTCGGCCGCCCGGCCGTTCTTCCTCTATTTTCCATTCACGTCGCCGCACGCCCCGATCGTGCCCACCGTCGAGTTCGCGGGGCGGTCCGGCGCCGGCGGCTACGGCGACTTCGTCGTCCAGACCGACGCCGCGGTCGGGGCGGTGCTCAACGCCCTCGAGGCGGCCGGACTCGCCGACGACACGATCGTGATCTTCTCCTCCGACAACGGCCCCGAGCGCTACGCCTACGAGCGGATCCGCCGCTTCGGCCACCGGAGCATGGGGCCGCTCCGCGGCCTCAAGCGTGACCTCTGGGAGGGGGGCCACCGCGTGCCGCTGGTCGTCCGCTGGCCGGGCAGGGTGCCGGCCGGCCGGGTGGAACCAGGGCTCGTCGCCCAGATGGACCTGTTCGCCTCGCTGGCGGCGCTGGTCGGTGCGGAGGTCCCGGGGGGGTCGGCCGAGGACAGCCTCGACCAACGGGCGTGCCTGCTCGGCACGGGCCCCTCGCGCCGCACCACGCTGATCCACAATACGGCCGCCGGCCGCTACGCGATCCGCGCTGGCGACTGGGTGCTCATCGACGGGCCGAGCGGCGGCATCAGCCAGGTCCCCGACTGGTACGTTTCCGAGCGCGGCGACACGCCTCACGGCCAGCCGGGGGAACTGTTCGACCTCCGTACCGACCTCGCCCAGAAGCACAACCGCTACGCCGACGAACCCGACCGCGTCGCCGACCTGAGGCGCCGGCTCCGTGAGATCGTCGGCGACCGGCTCACGGCCGGTGGCCGGTAGCCACCGCGGCCGGTCGGCAGCGGCTCGCACGGGGTCCGGCGGCAGTCCGCGGTTCGACTCCACGGCGCGCGACGGAAACGCCGACGAACGTTGGCGGGCATTCTCCCGCGGCACCGGGAAATGCGTTTTTCGCCCGGAAAATTGACTCCGGGCGAACCGCGGGGTAGGCCTGACCGTAGAGGAAGTCACCTCCGGGGATCCCACGATGCGCTTTTCCCTCTCCTGGCCCCGCCGTGTCACGGGGCGCCGCCGCGGGCCGCTCCGCCGCCGTGACCGCCTCGGCTGCGGTGTCCACGCCGCCGGCCTCCACGGCCTGGAGTTGTTCGAGCGGCGCGTGGCCCTGGCCGCCGACTTGGCCGTGAGTGTATTCGAGGCCGATGCCTGGTACGTGCCCGGGTCGCAGACGAGCATCACCTTCGACCTGGTGAACAAGGGCGACGCCGCCGCGACCGGCGCCCAGTTCACCTCGTCGCTGTCGGGTCAGATCACGTCGCCCAACTGGAAGGCGACCTATGCCGGCGGCGCCACCGGCCCGGCCAGCGGGTTCGGCGCGATCGGCGCCACCGTGACGATGCCGGCGGGCGGTTCGGCGCGGTTCACGATCACCGGCGCCATCGGCGCCAACGCCACCGGAGCGCTCGTCAACTCGGCCAACGCGTCGCTCGCCGGCGACGGCAACACGGCCGACAACACCGCCGTCGCCACGCTGCGGTTCGTCCCCAAGTCGGTCGTCGCCACCAACGACGCCGCCTACGCCAGCACCTCGATCGTCCGCCTCCTCGACCCGGCCACCGGCGGCACGCGCACGACGGCGTTCGCCTTCGAGCCGGGTTTCAAGGGAGGCGTGCGGACCGCGATCGGGGACCTCGACGGCGACGGCAAGCCG includes:
- a CDS encoding redox-sensing transcriptional repressor Rex — encoded protein: MSDTRPPAGEPPSDVSVPKVVVSRLSLYLRELQRLQAAGQQTISSGQLGTLLGFSDAQVRKDLGFFGQFGYPGVGYRCDELIRAMRDILGTNHFWPVVMVGAGNLGQALLGYRGFGRQNFSIQAVFDADPAKVGQVIQGLPILPLAELPRIVREHGIRLGMIVVPADQAQQVADRLVAAGVEGVVNFAPVTLALPPQVQVVSVDLAIELEQLSFAVTNRLVKPGETAAAGGPSDAPATTAAGDGSTPGELRTGSGGESSPR
- a CDS encoding serine dehydratase → MRGPSSSHCAAALRIGRIARDLLGGTPDTVRVEFDRAGSLPTTYRSQGSDMGLCGGLLGWDCTAAGLPESPAALAAAGCRLEFATVDVGDPHPATYRLALAGHGRHHTLRAISTGGGMIDVVDIDGFALALAGDAHETLVWHADGAVAERIRARLAAAADIDAVRLHARGAAAGGGWLVQASAAGFVADDGLGIVPGDGTLVRRLAPVLPVPTRRSARVPFSTAAALLAADAGRGLPLSDHAIDYECQRGTLSAGRVLEMMDQIVRILRRSIAQGIAGTDHADRVLGHQSGEFARRLAAGRLLDGGALDRTVLYVTALMEVKSALGVIVAMPTAGACAALPGVVIAVAERMGKGDDEIARALLAAGLVGVFIATAWTFAAEVGGCQAEGGAAAAMAAAALVTLAGGPTPRALAAASMALQSMIGLVCDPVANRVEAPCLGKNVMAAANALACANMALAGFDEVIPLDEVIETARRVGNQMPRELRCTGLGGLSITPTSLAIQARLEGGRAGCGSNGCGCG
- a CDS encoding arylsulfatase, coding for MPIRSWPLLTLLAALWVARGTPARAADRLPNVVILYADDFGYGDLGCQNPDSKIPTPHLDRLAAAGTRFTDAHSSSGVCTPSRYALLHGRAHWRKFHGIVNAFDPPILDAERLTLAELFRGKGYATAAIGKWHLGWDWEAIRRPGAEPRVEKGNRVFGPGDFDWSRPIPGGPLDHGFDTYFGDDVPNFPPYAWFENDRLPFPPTVDLAITAETAEGNWECRAGPAVAGWDFHAVMPRLTERAVAWIGEQSAARPFFLYFPFTSPHAPIVPTVEFAGRSGAGGYGDFVVQTDAAVGAVLNALEAAGLADDTIVIFSSDNGPERYAYERIRRFGHRSMGPLRGLKRDLWEGGHRVPLVVRWPGRVPAGRVEPGLVAQMDLFASLAALVGAEVPGGSAEDSLDQRACLLGTGPSRRTTLIHNTAAGRYAIRAGDWVLIDGPSGGISQVPDWYVSERGDTPHGQPGELFDLRTDLAQKHNRYADEPDRVADLRRRLREIVGDRLTAGGR